One genomic segment of Aythya fuligula isolate bAytFul2 chromosome 5, bAytFul2.pri, whole genome shotgun sequence includes these proteins:
- the TRAF6 gene encoding TNF receptor-associated factor 6, producing the protein MSLLQSNNSCGARDLESGCCAAMASACSVGAKEDSVSVSSGTGNPPSSFTEETQGYDVEFDPPLESKYECPICLMALREAVQTPCGHRFCKGCIVKSIRDAGHKCPVDNEILLENQLFPDNFAKREILSLTVKCPNKGCCMKMELRHLEDHQSHCDFSTVECPQCQGAFQKNHLKEHMTQECLRRQVCCPNCATSMAYEDKELHDQTCPLANVFCEYCNTMLIRQQMPNHYDNDCPTAPVPCFYSAFGCPEKMQRNELARHMQEFTQVHMRMMAQSFQNISVTATNPVPFINGLPFEPALFSHVSHAPYNCNPEVENFKETIQQLEGRLVRQDHQIRELIAKMETQNVHMAELKRTIRNLEGKITEMEAQQCNGIYIWKIENFSGLQKAQKEERPVVMHSPGFYTGKPGYKLCLRLHIQLPNAQRCANFISLFVHTMQGEYDSHLPWPFQGTIRLSILDQSEGPERQNHEEVMEAKPELLAFQRPTIHRNPKGFGYVTFMHLQNLEQRTFVKDDTLLVRCEVLTRLDLNSLRREGFQARSTDGAV; encoded by the exons ATGAGCTTGCTACAGAGCAATAACAGTTGTGGAGCCCGAGACCTGGAAAGTGGCTGCTGTGCAGCCATGGCCAGCGCCTGCAGCGTAGGAGCGAAAGAAGACAGCGTGAGCGTCAGCAGCGGGACTGGAAACCCTCCGAGTTCGTTTACAGAGGAAACACAAGGATACGACGTGGAGTTTGATCCACCCTTGGAAAGTAAATATGAGTGTCCGATCTGTCTGATGGCCCTTCGGGAAGCAGTGCAGACGCCGTGTGGGCACCGTTTCTGCAAAGGCTGCATTGTCAAATCAATAAG AGATGCAGGTCACAAATGTCCAGTAGACAATGAAATTCTGCTTGAAAATCAACTTTTTCCTGACAACTTCGCTAAACGGGAAATCCTTTCATTAACGGTTAAGTGTCCCAACAAGGGCTGCTGCATGAAGATGGAGCTGAGGCATTTAGAG GACCACCAGTCGCATTGTGATTTCTCCACCGTGGAATGCCCGCAGTGCCAAGGAGCCTTTCAGAAGAACCatctgaaagagcacatgacACAGGAGTGTCTGCGGCGTCAAGTCTGTTGCCCCAACTGTGCCACATCTATGGCTTATGAAGATAAAGAG CTTCATGACCAAACCTGTCCCCTTGCCAATGTATTTTGTGAATATTGCAACACAATGCTCATCAGACAGCAG ATGCCTAACCATTACGATAATGATTGTCCTACTGCCCCAGTACCATGTTTTTATAGTGCCTTTGGTTGTCCTGAAAAG ATGCAGAGGAATGAACTGGCACGACATATGCAGGAGTTCACTCAGGTTCACATGAGAATGATGGCTCAGAGTTTTCAAAATATCAGTGTTACTGCTACAAATCCTGTACCCTTTATCAATGGACTGCCATTTGAGCCTGCCCTCTTCTCCCACGTGTCACATGCCCCATATAATTGTAACCCAGAAGTTGAAAACTTCAAAGAAACTATTCAGCAGTTGGAAGGTCGCCTGGTGAGACAAGATCACCAGATCAGAGAACTCATTGCTAAAATGGAGACGCAGAACGTCCACATGGCAGAACTCAAACGCACTATTCGGAATTTGGAgggaaaaatcactgaaatggaGGCACAGCAATGCAATGGTATTTATATATGGAAGATTGAAAACTTCAGTGGacttcagaaagcacagaaagaagagagaccTGTTGTGATGCACAGTCCTGGCTTCTATACTGGAAAACCTGGCTACAAGCTGTGTTTGCGCTTGCATATCCAGTTACCAAATGCTCAGCGCTGTGCTAATTTTATCTCTCTGTTTGTCCACACTATGCAAGGAGAATACGACAGCCATCTGCCTTGGCCTTTCCAAGGCACTATACGACTTTCTATTTTGGATCAATCAGAAGGTCCTGAACGGCAGAATCATGAAGAAGTAATGGAAGCCAAGCCGGAGTTGCTGGCCTTCCAGAGACCAACAATTCACCGCAATCCTAAAGGGTTTGGTTACGTGACTTTCATGCACCTGCAGAACTTGGAGCAAAGAACCTTCGTAAAAGATGACACCCTTCTGGTGCGCTGTGAAGTTCTAACGCGGCTAGATTTGAACAGCCTTCGCAGAGAAGGATTTCAAGCTCGCAGTACTGATGGTGCTGTGTAA